The following is a genomic window from Desulfobotulus pelophilus.
GTTTGCCCGTCATGATGCTCTTCTCCGGATTAATCTTCGGTTGTTTGCCCAAGAAAATGAAGCTCCCACCATTGCGGATATCTACCATGCTGCCATGTGGTATGAGCGCGAAATACATGATTTTTTCGGGGTTGTTTTTACGGGAAACGAGGACATGCGTCCTTTGATTCTTTCAGAGATGGATGCGGGTTTTCATCCGCTAGTCAAAGCAGGAAGTGCCTGTCTGTCAGCTGAGAAGCTGGGCTTTTTGCCCCTTGCGGATGAACCGGAATTCGGGGACGAGCAGCCCC
Proteins encoded in this region:
- a CDS encoding NADH-quinone oxidoreductase subunit C yields the protein MTFQELTDQLTPLSSGLAASDYEASGVHGDILLEKGELRSVIELLLRQEFYLVFVTAVSLQPTACLVYQFARHDALLRINLRLFAQENEAPTIADIYHAAMWYEREIHDFFGVVFTGNEDMRPLILSEMDAGFHPLVKAGSACLSAEKLGFLPLADEPEFGDEQPRGSHEDA